The following DNA comes from Halorhabdus tiamatea SARL4B.
GCCGCGTTCGTCGGCCCGACGCCGCGCCCTGCCAGCGCAATGATGGCCTGCTTGCCGTGGCTCTGGACGAGATCGGCGGCCTGGTGGGCGCGCTTCGTCCGGCGCTCCTGCTCGTCGTCTTTCTCGTCGGCCTTGACTGCGGTGACGGTCTCCTCGTCCCAGGGGTTCAGCGCCGCGATCCGGGTCGATCCGCACTCCGGACACTGTGGCTGATCGCGCACTCGTTTGACCGGCTTGGTGGTTTTGTAGGCCTCGCAGTGGACACAGAACAGGATGACGCGATCCGCCTGGATCCGCTCTTTCAGCGTTTGGATTACGCTCGCGTCGGCGTTCTCGGGGGCGAGGAGTTCCTTGCTGCCCGAGCGACCGCCGCGCCCGATCGCCGTCCGGCCGCCGACGGTTTCGAGGGCAACCTCGCCCGACTGAATTTCCCGAAGTAACTCGCTCGTCCGGCCGATGTCGAGTTTTTCGTGGATCAACTCCCGGAGAGCTTCGTCGTAGATCGGCGTCCCCTCGAGTGCTTCGAGCAGTCGATCCCGTCCGAAGCGGTTGCTCCCCCGACCGCGCCAGTTCTTGAGCGCGCCGAACTTGGTGGCGACCTGCGCGAGTCGGAACTTCAGCGCGTCGGCGTTCTTCAGACTGAGTTCGATCAACCCCTTGACGTGGGCGGGATCAGTCGACTTCAAGACGTCCACGACGTCGCCGGCAGTCACGTTCCGGGGCACTTCCAGGGAGATCCGGTAGGGATCGACGTCAAGGCCGACCGACGAACCCGTCCGCTGGCCGAGCAGCGCCGAGAGGAGTCGACCGAGTGTCTCGTTGACCATGTGGCCGAAGGCGGCGTTGAGGACGACGTCCCGTCCCTCGAACTCGACGACGATCCGATTCGGGCCGGGCACCGGTCCCTCGTGGTACTCGATCTGTTCGAGCGCGGAGCGGATCGTCGCCTCGTCGGCATCATATCTTCCAGCGAGGTGTCGGGCGACGCTTTCGGGGTCGCCACCGGCGCGGAGTTGGTCGGCGGCGATCTCCCGGATCTCGGCGACCTCCTGGGCCACGTCGTAAGGGACGGGGATCTCCTGGCCGGTCCAGGACGGCACTTCACCGGCGGGATCGCCGACCGGCGTGACGTGGACCGTCTCGTCGTCCTCGTCGATCTCGGTGATGCGCCACATCTCGCCACCCTGGATGAACACCTCCCCCGGCGCGGCGAAGTTCACGACGAAGCGTTCGTCCAGCGTCCCGACCTGCCGGCCGCTCGTGCCGTCGGCGACGTCGTAGGTCGCCTCGTCGGGGATCATCGAGAGGTTGTGATAGAAGTACTGCCAGGTGCCCCGCCGCTTGCTGAGTTCGTCGGCGTCTTCCTCGAGCCAGACGACGCGGTTGTCGGCGAGTTCCCGCACGATCTCCCGGAAGACTGCCTCGGAGATGTCGCCAAAGGGGTACGCCCGCGTGACGATCTCGTAGGCGCGGCGGGCGTCGGCCTCCCCCAGATCCATGACGACGCCCGCGATCTGGTTGGCGACGGTGTCCCGGCTCCCGTGGTGGATCGCGGCC
Coding sequences within:
- a CDS encoding DEAD/DEAH box helicase; the protein is MSEATRKGDAVFSHLGDAVRSALSDRGFTTPTEPQRRAIPPIADGTDALVIAPTGSGKTETAMLPVFDAIEGNPPDGIAALYVTPLRALNRDMRDRLEWWGETLDLEIDVRHGDTTQYRRQQQAENPPDVLVTTPETLQAILTGEKLREGLADVAHVVVDEVHELAAAKRGAQLTVGLERLRELAGPFQRIGLSATVGDPAEVGRFLTGDRGCSIVEIDAGSDIEIDVVRPSIEERDENVAGEIVTDAEVASHVRKIDELIDTHESTLVFVNTRQTAEALGSRLKEYGTDVGIHHGSLASDARVEVEDAFKDGDLDALLCTSSMELGIDVGRVDHVVQYNSPRQVSRLLQRVGRAGHRRDRTSAGTIVTTSPDETFEALAIARMARAGEVEPAAIHHGSRDTVANQIAGVVMDLGEADARRAYEIVTRAYPFGDISEAVFREIVRELADNRVVWLEEDADELSKRRGTWQYFYHNLSMIPDEATYDVADGTSGRQVGTLDERFVVNFAAPGEVFIQGGEMWRITEIDEDDETVHVTPVGDPAGEVPSWTGQEIPVPYDVAQEVAEIREIAADQLRAGGDPESVARHLAGRYDADEATIRSALEQIEYHEGPVPGPNRIVVEFEGRDVVLNAAFGHMVNETLGRLLSALLGQRTGSSVGLDVDPYRISLEVPRNVTAGDVVDVLKSTDPAHVKGLIELSLKNADALKFRLAQVATKFGALKNWRGRGSNRFGRDRLLEALEGTPIYDEALRELIHEKLDIGRTSELLREIQSGEVALETVGGRTAIGRGGRSGSKELLAPENADASVIQTLKERIQADRVILFCVHCEAYKTTKPVKRVRDQPQCPECGSTRIAALNPWDEETVTAVKADEKDDEQERRTKRAHQAADLVQSHGKQAIIALAGRGVGPTNAARIINKLRENEDDFYRDILAREREYARTRSFWE